Proteins encoded in a region of the Carassius auratus strain Wakin chromosome 21, ASM336829v1, whole genome shotgun sequence genome:
- the LOC113038732 gene encoding membrane-associated transporter protein-like yields the protein MTLLTEDQPCRFSALDSPIASMEQYPVESGRKEDYLDCMETAVFGAVEPPKRSRGRLIMHGMAMFGREFCYAVEAAFVTPVLLSVGLPKRLYSLVWFISPVLGFILQPVIGSASDYCRSPWGRRRPYILLLGIMMLVGLTLFLNGDAVTSAVLEDRNVKRTWAIVVVMFGVVMFDFAADFIDGPIKAYLFDVCSHRDKERGLHYHALLTGLGGACGYLIGAMDWGHSALGFALGSEYQVIYFFSSLTWGIFLTMHLFSIPEKPLRTDHGSAASLLLEEPHHNGYGAVHKEPPPLPEMRQRSFSALSEANAVTPSVKQPSSEVQKRMTLKSLLSAMISMPSHYRCLCVSHLLGWTAFLCNMLFFTDFMGQIVYKGNPYAEHNSTSYATYERGVEVGCWGLCINAVSSALYSYVQRLLLPYIGLKGLYFLGYFMFGLGTGLIGLFPNIVATLTLCSVFGVMSSTLYTIPFNLISEYHKAEEEQRKLGGDERALESRGTGMDCAALTCMVQLAQVIVGAGLGALVNLAGSVIVVVLSASAVSLIGCLFIAVFM from the exons ATGACTCTTCTAACCGAGGACCAGCCTTGCAGGTTCTCTGCACTGGACAGCCCGATCGCATCCATGGAGCAATACCCGGTGGAGTCGGGGCGGAAAGAGGACTATTTGGACTGCATGGAAACAGCTGTGTTTGGAGCGGTGGAGCCTCCGAAGCGCTCCAGAGGAAGGCTTATCATGCACGGCATGGCCATGTTTGGAAGGGAATTCTGCTATGCCGTAGAGGCAGCTTTTGTCACGCCGGTGTTGCTGAGCGTTGGACTCCCCAAGCGCTTGTACAGCCTGGTGTGGTTCATCAGCCCTGTTTTGGGTTTTATCCTGCAGCCTGTCATCGGCTCGGCAAGCGACTACTGTAGGTCCCCATGGGGCCGAAGGCGACCATACATACTCTTGCTCGGGATTATGATGTTAGTTGGCctgactttatttttaaatggagaTGCGGTCACATCAG CTGTACTAGAGGACAGAAATGTTAAAAGGACATGGGCGATCGTAGTGGTCATGTTTGGAGTGGTGATGTTTGACTTTGCGGCGGACTTCATTGATGGACCCATTAAAGCCTATTTGTTTGACGTGTGTTCTCATCGTGATAAGGAGAGAGGGCTTCATTATCATGCCTTACTCACAG GACTAGGTGGAGCATGTGGATACCTGATTGGAGCCATGGACTGGGGTCACTCTGCGCTTGGTTTCGCACTGGGTTCAGAATACCAAGTTATCTATTTTTTCTCATCGTTGACCTGGGGCATTTTTCTCACCATGCACCTTTTCAGCATCCCAGAGAAACCACTGCGGACAGATCACGGTTCAGCCGCCTCGCTGCTCCTGGAAGAACCACATCATAACGGCTACGGCGCGGTACATAAAGAACCACCCCCCCTGCCTGAAATGAGGCAGCGCTCGTTCTCTGCCCTGAGTGAAGCCAATGCAGTCACGCCCAGTGTCAAGCAGCCTAGCAGCGAG GTACAGAAGAGAATGACCCTGAAATCTCTGCTGTCAGCTATGATTAGCATGCCCAGCCATTACCGCTGTCTGTGTGTGAGTCATCTGTTAGGCTGGACGGCCTTCCTGTGCAACATGCTCTTCTTCACTGACTTCATGGGGCAG ATTGTGTACAAGGGGAATCCCTATGCTGAACACAATTCCACCTCATATGCGACGTATGAGAGAGGGGTTGAAGTGGGCTGCTGGGGCCTGTGCATCAACGCCGTCTCCTCTGCGCTCTATTCAT ATGTGCAGAGGCTTCTCCTTCCATATATTGGCCTGAAGGGACTGTACTTCCTAGGCTACTTCATGTTTGGCTTGGGAACCGGTCTGATCGGCCTATTTCCAAACATTGTGGCCACGCTGACATTGTGCAGTGTGTTTGGAGTGATGTCCAGCACTCTCTACACGATCCCATTCAACCTCATCTCGGAGTACCACAAGGCTGAAGAG GAGCAAAGGAAATTGGGTGGTGATGAACGAGCTCTGGAGAGCCGTGGCACTGGCATGGACTGCGCAGCTCTTACCTGCATGGTGCAGCTGGCTCAGGTCATAGTGGGAGCTGGTCTTGGAGCCCTGGTCAATCTAGCAGGCAGTGTGATTGTCGTGGTTCTCTCTGCCTCAGCGGTATCCTTAATTGGTTGCCTCTTTATTGCTGTCTTTATGTGA
- the LOC113038750 gene encoding granzyme K-like has product MDVCRYLIMYYFMAFTFFKVAACNEVSIIGGKDVKNKQPWMVSIQKNQKHMCGGILIKDQWVLTAACCKEKNMKSVTVLIGSLSLSKGTQRVGILSYDYPKTYNERTKQDDIMLIKLNKKVKAKTKKIPKKEKDVPPGTNCVVTGWGTTNSNDMNEPSDKLQMLEVSVMRRERCNIYYKDDPVITEDMLCAGGKQDNTGTCWGDSGGPLECKNNLVGVVSGSKECGNPKKPTVYTFLSKRHILWINNILKKKSNSTAF; this is encoded by the exons ATGGATGTTTGCAGATATTTGATTATGTATTACTTCATGGCATTCACCTTTTTCAAAGTGGCAG CTTGCAATGAGGTGTCCATTATTGGAGGCAAagatgtaaaaaacaaacaaccatGGATGGTGTCTATTCAGAAGAACCAGAAGCATATGTGTGGAGGAATCCTGATTAAAGACCAGTGGGTTTTAACTGCAGCGTGTTGCAAAGA aaaaaaCATGAAATCTGTGACAGTTCTCATAGGATCTCTGTCTCTGAGTAAAGGCACTCagcgtgttggcatcctcagttACGATTACCCAAAAACCTACAATGAAAGAACTAAACAAGATGACATCATGCTCATTAAG ctaaataaaaaagtgaaagcaAAAACCAAAAAAATCCCTAAAAAGGAAAAAGATGTTCCACCTGGAACAAACTGTGTTGTGACAGGTTGGGGAACTACTAATTCTAATGACATGAATGAACCTTCTGATAAACTGCAAATGTTGGAGGTGTCAGTGATGCGCAGGGAACGGTGCAACATCTACTACAAAGATGATCCTGTGATCACTGAAGACATGCTGTGTGCAGGAGGCAAGCAAGACAATACAGGCACCTGTTGG ggaGATTCCGGTGGACCTCTGGAATGTAAGAACAATCTAGTTGGAGTGGTATCAGGGTCAAAAGAATGCGGTAATCCGAAGAAACCAACTGTGTACACCTTTCTCTCCAAAAGACACATCCTCTGGATCAATAACATACTGAAAAAGAAATCCAACAGCACAGCCTTTTAA
- the LOC113038736 gene encoding relaxin-3 receptor 1-like: MQKTSEMHDESTDYASGSLPLSDYNTSFTANGTNISWSDFQDLADLDKPDFMGDGSAVLRIIISVIYSVVCALGLIGNILVLYLMKSKQAWKKSSINFFVTSLAVTDFQFVLTLPFWAVENAMDFTWLFGKAMCKIVSYVTATNMYASVFFLTAMSVARYCSVASALKSRRRRLRFPAQWMTVVIWIAAVGAALPNAIFSTTATVSNEELCLVKFPDRSGDAQFWLGLYHAQKVLLGFLIPFGIITVCYLLLLRFITNKNVNTTSAKRRSKVTKSVTIVVLSFFLCWLPNQALTAWGILIKLNVVHFSYEYYTTQVYIFPVTVCLAHSNSCLNPILYCLMRREFRKALKKLFWQITSPSVTNMRPFTASTKPEQDEHGPALVPISPAEPALIFYPPGAVMYNGRNDLLPNST; encoded by the coding sequence ATGCAGAAGACTTCTGAGATGCACGACGAGAGCACCGACTACGCGTCTGGAAGTCTGCCGTTAAGTGATTACAACACGAGCTTCACGGCGAACGGGACTAATATCTCGTGGAGTGACTTTCAGGATCTCGCCGATTTGGATAAACCCGATTTTATGGGAGACGGATCCGCGGTCCTGAGGATCATCATCTCTGTCATATACTCGGTTGTGTGCGCGCTGGGTTTAATCGGGAACATCCTCGTCCTGTATCTCATGAAGTCCAAACAAGCATGGAAGAAGTCTTCTATCAACTTTTTCGTGACCAGTTTGGCGGTCACAGACTTTCAGTTTGTGTTGACGCTTCCCTTTTGGGCAGTGGAGAACGCCATGGATTTCACTTGGCTGTTTGGGAAGGCGATGTGTAAGATAGTTTCTTATGTCACGGCTACGAACATGTACGCCAGCGTGTTTTTCCTCACGGCTATGAGCGTCGCGAGATACTGCTCCGTGGCTTCGGCGTTAAAAAGTAGGAGACGCCGGTTGCGTTTTCCCGCGCAGTGGATGACTGTAGTCATTTGGATTGCAGCGGTCGGTGCCGCTCTGCCGAACGCGATATTTTCAACGACCGCCACGGTTTCCAACGAAGAACTGTGCCTGGTGAAATTTCCCGACCGGAGTGGGGATGCGCAATTTTGGCTGGGTTTATATCACGCGCAAAAAGTACTTCTGGGGTTCCTCATTCCGTTCGGAATAATCACGGTCTGTTACCTGCTTCTCCTGCGCTTCATAACGAACAAAAACGTGAACACCACCAGCGCTAAGAGGCGATCTAAAGTGACTAAATCTGTGACTATCGTCGTTCTGTCTTTTTTCCTGTGCTGGCTGCCGAACCAGGCGTTAACAGCGTGGGGAATCTTAATAAAACTCAATGTAGTGCACTTCAGTTACGAGTATTACACCACGCAAGTGTACATTTTTCCAGTCACAGTGTGTTTGGCACATTCAAACAGTTGTCTCAATCCCATTCTGTATTGTTTGATGAGAAGGGAATTCAGAAAAGCGTTGAAGAAGCTGTTTTGGCAAATCACTTCGCCTTCTGTGACGAACATGAGACCGTTTACCGCCTCCACGAAGCCCGAGCAAGATGAACACGGTCCCGCGCTCGTTCCGATCAGTCCCGCTGAGCCCGCGCTTATTTTTTATCCTCCAGGGGCTGTCATGTATAATGGCAGAAACGACCTTCTGCCTAACAGCACATAA